From the Natrarchaeobaculum aegyptiacum genome, one window contains:
- a CDS encoding glycosyltransferase: MATVILPTIEWARSCEQLARQLGADDELLVVCDSEDDPVASADLPAEADLLIAGDPEGCSGKANAVAYALERASHDRIVLTDDDVDRDDDWLETIVRLGECHGTATAIPVFVSDDYPFRLFEPLCLIVASFVVDRTNWVTWGGGVTFDRRDIDLEGYVADLRRTVSDDALLATYVDEVATSPALVNEVDVPGGPRATYERLTRFVTIFYRFAPVRTVATLAVFLATFLLGVLFPLLVGVGVTLLARSQYRRLDVDRSTWLFAVPSLVLAPILGVVGIRRRTFVWAGRRYRWDDTFDVTVLE, from the coding sequence ATGGCGACCGTCATCCTCCCGACGATCGAGTGGGCGCGCTCCTGTGAGCAACTCGCTCGTCAACTCGGGGCCGACGACGAATTGCTGGTCGTCTGTGACAGCGAGGACGATCCGGTCGCGAGCGCCGACCTGCCCGCCGAGGCCGACCTGCTCATCGCGGGCGACCCCGAGGGCTGTTCCGGGAAGGCAAACGCCGTCGCCTACGCCCTGGAACGTGCCTCACATGACCGAATCGTCCTCACCGACGACGACGTCGACCGGGACGACGACTGGCTCGAGACGATCGTTCGACTGGGTGAGTGCCACGGGACAGCGACGGCCATCCCGGTATTTGTGAGCGACGACTATCCGTTCAGACTGTTCGAACCGCTCTGTCTGATCGTCGCCTCGTTCGTGGTCGACCGAACGAACTGGGTGACCTGGGGCGGTGGCGTCACCTTCGATCGCCGCGACATCGACCTCGAGGGGTACGTCGCGGACCTTCGGCGGACGGTCTCCGACGACGCCCTGCTCGCGACCTACGTCGACGAGGTGGCGACCTCGCCCGCGCTCGTCAACGAGGTCGACGTACCGGGCGGTCCACGTGCGACCTACGAACGGCTGACCCGGTTCGTGACGATCTTCTACCGATTCGCGCCGGTCCGCACCGTCGCGACGCTCGCGGTGTTTCTCGCCACCTTCCTCCTCGGCGTCCTGTTTCCCCTGCTGGTCGGCGTCGGCGTGACACTGCTGGCGCGCTCTCAGTACCGGAGACTCGACGTCGACCGGTCGACCTGGCTCTTCGCGGTCCCCTCGCTCGTCCTCGCGCCGATTCTCGGCGTCGTCGGGATTCGCCGGCGGACGTTCGTCTGGGCCGGACGACGCTACCGCTGGGACGACACCTTCGACGTCACCGTCCTCGAGTGA
- a CDS encoding universal stress protein: MTDTVIDSILIPTDGSEGASTGAKRGLEVADALEATVTVLSVADASALEGAAGVLESNVESHRDALEESARSAAGDVESVAADRFPDLEVRVETERGTPAQVVSEYVDEVDADLVAMGTSGRSGLERALLGSVTEAVLRTVSVPVLAVPPSATERSLSRDAVEDVLLPTDDSEGALAAVDVGLDLADEYDALVHAVYAVDTRRLRGASVATGAVDPSDLLSDLERAGDEALEVVRERARERGVSVAGRLASGSAAEAILEAADETGSDLVVMGTHGRSGLERQLIGSVTESVVRGAEVPVCCVPIEG; this comes from the coding sequence ATGACCGACACGGTGATCGACTCGATTCTGATCCCGACCGACGGAAGCGAGGGGGCATCGACCGGCGCGAAACGGGGACTCGAGGTAGCCGACGCACTCGAGGCGACCGTGACCGTCCTCTCGGTCGCCGACGCGTCCGCGCTCGAGGGAGCTGCGGGAGTCCTCGAGTCGAACGTCGAGAGCCACCGGGACGCGCTCGAGGAGTCGGCACGGTCGGCTGCTGGAGACGTCGAGAGTGTCGCTGCCGACCGGTTCCCCGACCTCGAGGTACGCGTCGAGACCGAGCGCGGGACGCCAGCACAGGTCGTCTCGGAGTACGTCGACGAGGTCGACGCCGACCTCGTCGCGATGGGAACCAGCGGGCGCAGCGGACTCGAGCGCGCACTCCTCGGGAGCGTCACCGAGGCCGTCCTCCGGACGGTGAGTGTCCCGGTGCTCGCGGTGCCGCCGTCGGCAACAGAACGGTCGCTGTCACGCGATGCCGTCGAGGACGTTCTCCTGCCGACCGACGACAGCGAGGGCGCGCTGGCGGCCGTCGACGTGGGTCTCGACCTCGCCGACGAGTACGACGCGCTGGTACACGCCGTCTACGCGGTCGACACGCGTCGGTTGCGGGGCGCGAGCGTCGCGACCGGCGCCGTCGACCCGAGCGACCTGCTGTCGGACCTCGAACGTGCCGGCGACGAGGCACTCGAGGTCGTCCGTGAGCGAGCGCGAGAGCGCGGCGTCAGCGTGGCCGGCAGGCTCGCTAGCGGCTCCGCCGCCGAGGCGATCCTCGAGGCGGCCGACGAGACTGGAAGCGACCTCGTCGTGATGGGCACCCACGGCCGGTCGGGCCTCGAGCGGCAGTTGATCGGTAGCGTTACCGAGAGCGTCGTTCGCGGGGCCGAGGTGCCGGTCTGTTGTGTCCCGATAGAGGGGTAG
- a CDS encoding SLC13 family permease, whose amino-acid sequence MDFAAVVAFPLESDIVVVFGIVFAAVVLFVFEPLPVDVSAIAILVVLVVLEPWTQVSPELGLSGFANPATVTVLAMFILSRGIERTGAVRTLGDWILAHTGDDERKQLAATIGIAGPTAGFVNNTPIVAMLIPMVTDLADRTGTSPSTLLIPLSYAAMLGGMLTLVGTSPNLLASDISGRLVGRSFTMFEFTQLGVIVLLTGAVYLLTVGHRLVPERIDPDADLANQFELKEYVASVRIPSDSPYVGETVGELEARVGRDVEVLRILRRGKIVTKQLRVRTLRADDRLLIRSSRHALLEIVAAPGLQFADVLDDDELPRADPDEEPTLTEVIVVPESAIASESMTALEFRRRFDSPILAIRRQGELLEQRLATTVLRGGDTVLAQTTRPAREQLMDDPNFVLAQEVERPSYRRPKVPIAVGIVALVVGLAALGPFPIVVTALAGVVAMVLTGCVRPDEVYDAVDWNVIFLLAGVIPLGISMERTGAAELLAHAITPLADVVPLVVFVMVFYMLTAILTEVITNLASVALMLPIAVDVATEIGADPFSFVLVVTFASSTALMTPVGYQTNLMVYGRGGYRFTDFLRVGFPLQVVLAVVTALGIATFWGF is encoded by the coding sequence ATGGACTTCGCCGCGGTCGTCGCTTTTCCGCTCGAGAGCGACATCGTCGTCGTGTTTGGGATCGTCTTCGCCGCGGTCGTTCTCTTCGTCTTCGAGCCGCTTCCGGTCGACGTATCGGCGATCGCGATCCTCGTCGTGCTCGTCGTGCTCGAGCCGTGGACGCAGGTGTCGCCGGAACTGGGACTGTCGGGGTTTGCCAACCCGGCGACGGTGACCGTTCTCGCGATGTTCATCCTGAGTCGCGGAATCGAACGAACTGGGGCAGTTCGGACGCTCGGCGACTGGATTCTGGCCCACACCGGCGACGACGAGCGAAAACAGCTGGCGGCGACGATCGGGATCGCTGGTCCGACGGCTGGATTCGTGAACAACACGCCGATCGTCGCGATGTTGATCCCGATGGTGACCGACCTCGCCGATCGGACTGGAACCTCTCCCTCGACGTTGCTCATCCCCCTGTCCTACGCGGCGATGCTTGGCGGGATGCTCACCCTCGTTGGCACGTCGCCGAACCTCCTCGCGAGCGATATCTCCGGGCGCCTCGTCGGACGTTCGTTCACGATGTTCGAGTTCACCCAGCTTGGCGTGATCGTCCTGCTCACCGGTGCCGTCTACCTGCTGACCGTCGGGCACCGGCTCGTGCCCGAGCGCATCGATCCGGACGCCGACCTCGCAAACCAGTTCGAACTCAAAGAGTACGTCGCGAGCGTTCGCATTCCGTCCGACTCGCCGTACGTCGGGGAAACTGTCGGCGAACTCGAGGCACGTGTCGGCCGCGACGTGGAAGTGCTGCGCATCCTCCGGCGGGGGAAAATCGTCACCAAACAGCTTCGCGTTAGAACGCTCCGGGCGGACGATCGCCTCCTTATCCGCTCGAGTCGACACGCGTTGCTCGAGATCGTTGCCGCTCCCGGACTCCAGTTCGCAGACGTGCTGGACGACGACGAATTACCACGGGCAGATCCCGACGAGGAGCCGACACTCACGGAAGTTATCGTGGTCCCGGAGTCTGCCATCGCGAGCGAGTCGATGACTGCACTCGAGTTTCGCCGCCGGTTCGATAGCCCGATCCTTGCGATTCGACGGCAAGGCGAACTGCTCGAACAGCGACTGGCGACGACGGTCCTCCGCGGTGGCGACACCGTGCTGGCCCAGACGACTCGCCCCGCACGCGAGCAGTTGATGGACGACCCGAATTTCGTGCTGGCCCAGGAAGTCGAACGCCCCTCCTACCGCCGGCCGAAGGTCCCGATCGCCGTGGGAATCGTCGCGCTCGTCGTCGGCCTGGCCGCACTGGGACCGTTCCCGATCGTCGTCACCGCCCTTGCCGGCGTCGTCGCGATGGTCCTGACGGGCTGTGTGAGGCCAGATGAGGTCTACGATGCCGTCGACTGGAACGTGATCTTCCTGCTCGCCGGCGTGATTCCGCTCGGGATCTCGATGGAACGGACGGGGGCAGCCGAACTGCTCGCCCACGCGATCACGCCGCTTGCGGACGTCGTGCCGCTCGTCGTCTTCGTCATGGTGTTTTACATGCTGACGGCGATCCTCACCGAGGTGATCACGAACCTCGCGAGCGTCGCGTTGATGCTCCCGATCGCCGTCGACGTCGCGACCGAGATCGGTGCCGATCCGTTCTCGTTCGTCCTCGTCGTCACGTTCGCCTCGAGTACGGCGCTTATGACCCCGGTCGGCTACCAGACCAACCTCATGGTTTACGGGCGTGGGGGCTATCGATTCACGGATTTCCTGCGGGTCGGGTTTCCGCTCCAGGTCGTTCTCGCGGTCGTCACCGCCCTCGGAATCGCCACGTTCTGGGGCTTCTAG
- a CDS encoding TrkH family potassium uptake protein, translating into MRRLHVDWRAGSSLVGTILAAVSLSFVVPIVVALVYGETDLWVFVASAILTAVVGLALRRLDPDPDPGAREAFFVVAMSWLLVAVFGAVPYVLAGNGSVAHPVNALFESMSGFTTTGATVMEDISFDTHSRSMLLWRQLTQWLGGMGIIVLAVAILSQLAVGGAQLMEAETPGPGVSKLTPHIAETARVLWIAYVGLTVLYIALLYAAHLLGYAPNMDLYNAIAHGFTTLPTGGFSPEARSIEAFSPLVQWLVVPFMFAAGVNFVLWWHVISGDWRTLLRDNEFRLYLGVVTGLSIVATVVLFLSTLETPETGQIGGNLERSARYATFQIASVTNSTGYANMDFDAWSGPAKAVLLFAMFVGGSTGSTGGGIKVLRWLVILKTFRRELFTAIHPDAVRPVRMNGRVLDEEAVRGIYAFTLLYLVIFFVGVALFAIDAARVGFEIELLDVISASIATLGNIGPGLGTVTGPMGGYVDFPTSSKLLMVCFMWIGRLEIFPVLVLLTRAYWQR; encoded by the coding sequence ATGCGGCGGTTGCACGTCGACTGGCGGGCCGGCTCGAGTCTCGTCGGAACGATCCTCGCGGCGGTTTCGCTCTCGTTCGTCGTACCGATCGTCGTCGCACTCGTCTACGGCGAGACGGACCTGTGGGTGTTCGTCGCGTCGGCGATCCTCACGGCCGTGGTGGGCCTTGCGCTTCGACGGCTCGATCCCGATCCCGACCCCGGTGCGCGAGAGGCGTTCTTCGTCGTCGCGATGTCGTGGCTGCTCGTCGCCGTGTTCGGTGCGGTACCGTACGTACTCGCCGGGAACGGATCGGTCGCCCATCCCGTCAACGCGCTGTTCGAGAGCATGAGCGGCTTCACGACGACGGGTGCGACCGTCATGGAGGATATCTCGTTCGACACCCACTCCCGTTCGATGCTGCTGTGGCGGCAGTTGACTCAGTGGCTCGGCGGGATGGGGATCATCGTCCTCGCGGTGGCGATCCTGTCCCAACTTGCCGTCGGTGGCGCACAGCTAATGGAAGCGGAGACACCCGGCCCCGGCGTCTCGAAGCTCACGCCCCACATCGCGGAGACTGCCCGCGTACTCTGGATTGCGTACGTCGGCCTCACCGTCCTCTATATCGCCCTGCTGTACGCGGCTCACCTGCTCGGCTACGCCCCGAACATGGACCTCTACAACGCCATCGCCCACGGCTTCACGACCCTGCCGACGGGCGGTTTCTCGCCCGAGGCCCGAAGCATCGAGGCCTTCTCGCCGCTCGTCCAGTGGCTCGTCGTGCCGTTCATGTTCGCCGCCGGGGTCAACTTCGTCCTCTGGTGGCACGTCATCTCCGGGGACTGGCGGACGCTCCTCCGTGACAACGAGTTCCGCCTCTACCTCGGAGTCGTGACGGGGCTCTCGATCGTCGCGACGGTCGTGCTCTTCCTCTCGACACTCGAGACGCCCGAGACGGGGCAGATCGGCGGCAACCTCGAGCGGTCGGCCCGCTACGCCACGTTCCAGATCGCGTCGGTGACCAACTCGACGGGGTACGCGAACATGGACTTCGACGCCTGGAGCGGGCCGGCGAAGGCGGTGTTGCTGTTCGCGATGTTCGTGGGCGGCTCCACGGGGTCGACCGGTGGCGGGATCAAGGTCCTGCGCTGGCTCGTCATCCTCAAGACGTTCCGTCGGGAGCTTTTCACCGCTATCCACCCCGATGCCGTCCGGCCGGTCCGGATGAACGGGCGCGTCCTCGACGAAGAGGCCGTCCGCGGGATCTACGCGTTCACGCTGTTGTATCTGGTCATCTTCTTCGTCGGCGTCGCCCTGTTCGCGATCGACGCCGCCCGGGTCGGATTCGAGATCGAACTGCTCGACGTCATCAGCGCCTCGATCGCGACCCTCGGCAACATCGGACCGGGGCTTGGAACCGTCACTGGGCCGATGGGCGGCTACGTGGACTTTCCCACGAGTTCGAAGCTGCTGATGGTGTGTTTCATGTGGATTGGCCGGCTCGAGATCTTCCCCGTGCTCGTCTTGCTGACCAGAGCCTACTGGCAGCGGTGA
- a CDS encoding universal stress protein: MTFVVPYDGSPLADAALERAAAFGAALDEQVSVVSVVPERTRYAREKGWIDEDEPYDVDAVVEDLRTRALSIAADAAFAVERIREFPPGDRLAAHIERLVREQEPTVVFLGSDNVGRVVTPLTSVGVHVAGDEEYDVYVVRQSEQPRLEALLEQVDGDGSVGDGT; this comes from the coding sequence ATGACGTTCGTCGTTCCCTACGATGGTTCGCCACTCGCAGACGCCGCACTCGAGCGCGCCGCCGCATTCGGCGCTGCCCTCGACGAACAGGTTTCGGTCGTCTCGGTCGTCCCCGAGCGGACCAGGTACGCCCGTGAGAAGGGCTGGATCGACGAGGACGAGCCCTACGACGTCGACGCAGTGGTCGAAGATCTCAGGACCCGGGCGCTGTCGATCGCAGCCGACGCCGCGTTCGCGGTCGAGCGAATCCGTGAGTTCCCGCCGGGGGATCGCCTCGCTGCCCACATCGAACGACTCGTCCGTGAACAGGAGCCGACAGTCGTCTTCCTCGGCAGCGACAACGTCGGCCGGGTCGTGACGCCGCTGACCAGCGTCGGCGTCCACGTCGCCGGCGACGAGGAGTACGACGTCTACGTCGTCAGACAGTCCGAGCAGCCACGACTCGAGGCGTTGCTCGAGCAGGTCGACGGTGACGGCTCGGTCGGCGACGGGACGTGA
- a CDS encoding proteasome assembly chaperone family protein encodes MTDQSPAASFEQVTSIDAESPTLIEGLPGHGLVAAIAVDQITSQLGLEHYGNVASDAFPPVVTFEDGTVQDLVRVYAGSDPDVMTLESDLALPQSAFEPLSRCVLEELADRFDRAIFLAGAPAESEDQIGEVTGVATTESIKEDLLDAGVRVPDENGLVGGITGALVRECYQAEVPAALLIVRSHPFLPDPQAAKSVIETALEPLVEFDVDTTALEEQADDIRQRMEQVATQYQQMAEQEGQQQQQVQTGMFQ; translated from the coding sequence ATGACCGACCAGTCACCAGCCGCCTCGTTCGAACAGGTTACGTCGATCGACGCCGAGTCACCGACGCTCATCGAGGGCCTCCCCGGCCACGGGCTCGTCGCAGCGATCGCCGTCGACCAGATCACCTCCCAGCTGGGCCTCGAGCACTACGGGAACGTCGCCTCGGACGCGTTCCCGCCAGTGGTCACCTTCGAGGACGGTACCGTTCAGGACCTCGTTCGCGTCTACGCCGGCTCAGACCCCGACGTGATGACCCTCGAGAGCGACCTCGCACTGCCTCAGTCGGCGTTCGAACCGCTCTCCCGGTGCGTTCTCGAGGAACTGGCCGACCGGTTCGACCGGGCGATCTTCCTCGCCGGCGCACCCGCAGAATCGGAAGACCAGATCGGCGAGGTGACCGGCGTCGCGACGACCGAATCGATCAAAGAGGACCTGCTCGATGCCGGCGTGAGGGTCCCCGACGAAAACGGGCTGGTCGGCGGAATCACCGGCGCGCTCGTCAGGGAGTGTTATCAGGCGGAGGTCCCCGCCGCACTGCTGATCGTGCGCTCACATCCGTTCTTGCCTGACCCGCAGGCGGCGAAGTCGGTCATCGAGACCGCACTCGAGCCGCTGGTCGAGTTCGACGTCGACACGACGGCGCTCGAGGAGCAGGCCGACGACATCAGACAGCGAATGGAACAGGTTGCTACTCAGTACCAGCAGATGGCCGAGCAAGAGGGCCAGCAACAGCAACAGGTCCAGACCGGAATGTTCCAGTGA
- the trkA gene encoding Trk system potassium transporter TrkA: MRVIVVGAGEVGRAIATNLEQSHDVVVIDRNEETVEELTYSLDVLALRGDGTELETLREAGVEQTDLVIACTDSDETNLVVCGSVKTVTDAFTIARVRRRTLLETWEGAQSAFGVDFMVCTDLLTAQAIFRICGLPAAQDVDMFAGGLVRMAEFHIRPESPVANESIQEADRYDSLTFAGIFRDDELIVATGETVIQPDDRLVVIGSPDSVAEFAADATTAPDDDLDEIVIIGGSEIGYQAALEFESHGYSPRLIEQDPDRARELAEALPDTLVLESDATDLEFLAREHVDEADVIVAALDSDEKNLLVSLLGRRLGVDRTIAVIENLEYADLFQRVGIDVAVNPREETAEEIVRFTRTRRAEKVVMLEHDRAEVIEFEVDADSALLGDSIEEVVAELPDGVVVGAISRGGKRITPRGTTVVQPGDHVVLFVDARVLEEVLEAI; the protein is encoded by the coding sequence ATGCGCGTGATCGTCGTCGGTGCGGGTGAGGTGGGTCGCGCAATCGCGACGAACCTCGAGCAGTCTCACGACGTCGTCGTGATCGACCGCAACGAGGAGACCGTCGAGGAACTCACGTACTCACTCGACGTCCTCGCCCTCCGGGGTGACGGGACCGAACTCGAGACACTCCGCGAGGCGGGAGTCGAGCAGACTGACCTGGTGATCGCCTGTACGGACAGCGACGAGACGAACCTCGTCGTCTGTGGCTCGGTGAAAACCGTGACCGACGCGTTTACCATCGCCAGGGTTCGACGCCGCACGTTGCTCGAGACGTGGGAGGGGGCCCAGAGCGCCTTTGGCGTCGATTTTATGGTCTGTACGGACCTGTTGACCGCTCAGGCGATCTTCCGGATCTGCGGGTTGCCAGCCGCACAGGACGTCGACATGTTCGCCGGCGGACTCGTCAGGATGGCGGAGTTCCACATCCGCCCGGAGAGTCCAGTCGCGAACGAGTCGATCCAGGAGGCCGACCGGTACGACTCGCTGACGTTCGCTGGCATCTTCCGGGACGACGAGTTGATCGTTGCGACCGGGGAGACGGTCATCCAGCCGGACGACCGCCTCGTAGTCATCGGCAGTCCCGACTCCGTCGCGGAGTTCGCCGCCGACGCGACGACCGCGCCGGACGACGACCTCGACGAGATCGTCATCATCGGCGGCAGCGAGATCGGCTATCAGGCCGCCCTCGAGTTCGAGTCCCACGGCTACAGCCCCCGGCTGATCGAACAGGACCCCGACCGGGCCCGGGAACTCGCCGAGGCGTTACCCGACACGCTCGTTCTCGAGAGCGACGCGACCGACCTCGAGTTCCTCGCCCGCGAACACGTCGACGAGGCTGACGTGATCGTCGCGGCCCTCGACAGCGACGAGAAGAACCTGCTCGTCTCGCTGCTCGGTCGCCGACTCGGCGTCGACCGCACCATCGCCGTCATCGAGAACCTCGAGTACGCCGACCTCTTCCAGCGGGTCGGGATCGACGTCGCGGTGAACCCTCGCGAGGAGACCGCAGAGGAGATCGTGCGGTTCACCCGGACCCGGCGGGCTGAGAAGGTCGTGATGCTCGAACACGACCGGGCCGAGGTCATCGAGTTCGAAGTCGACGCCGACAGCGCGCTCCTCGGCGACTCGATCGAGGAGGTGGTCGCAGAGTTGCCCGATGGCGTCGTCGTCGGTGCGATCTCTCGCGGCGGCAAACGGATCACTCCGCGCGGGACGACCGTCGTCCAGCCCGGCGACCACGTCGTCCTGTTCGTCGACGCCCGGGTCCTCGAGGAGGTTCTCGAGGCGATCTGA
- a CDS encoding pyridoxamine 5'-phosphate oxidase family protein, translating into MAGNGTDSSDDVDPGDGHSYGTGLADEEIETLLYERGVGVLSLARSGHAYGIPVSYGYDATGDRFLLDLGFAPESKKRSYLETTEQASLTIFEWHSPTDWQSIVATGDVDPIEEFDRTLEELYHASARDVDVAVFGHLPEDLEHQWYELSVQTLTGRSSASH; encoded by the coding sequence ATGGCTGGAAACGGTACTGACTCGAGCGACGACGTCGACCCGGGGGACGGACACAGCTACGGGACCGGCCTGGCAGACGAGGAGATCGAGACGCTCCTCTACGAACGCGGCGTCGGCGTCCTCTCGCTGGCGCGTTCGGGGCACGCCTACGGCATCCCGGTCTCCTACGGATACGACGCAACCGGCGATCGCTTCCTCCTCGACCTCGGCTTCGCTCCAGAAAGCAAGAAACGGTCGTACCTCGAGACGACCGAACAGGCCAGTCTGACGATCTTCGAGTGGCACTCGCCGACCGACTGGCAGAGCATCGTCGCGACGGGGGACGTCGATCCGATAGAGGAGTTCGACCGGACACTCGAAGAGCTGTACCACGCCTCCGCACGCGACGTCGACGTCGCGGTCTTCGGCCATCTCCCGGAGGATCTCGAGCACCAGTGGTACGAACTGTCCGTGCAGACGCTGACTGGACGTTCGTCGGCGTCGCACTAA
- a CDS encoding universal stress protein produces the protein MKSLVAVDGSEESERALAYATDVADAMDGSITVVHAVDPSVYDLGGMEPIASLADADERLVLENLEDAESRAMTVLEEAVDLAEELGSDVEADLLYGDPKREIPNYAAEEGFDAIYVGHRGRSERVEVLVGSVAKTLVERADVPVTVVR, from the coding sequence ATGAAGTCTCTCGTGGCAGTCGACGGTTCGGAGGAATCGGAGCGGGCACTGGCCTACGCCACCGACGTCGCCGACGCGATGGACGGCTCGATCACGGTCGTCCACGCCGTCGACCCGTCCGTCTACGATCTCGGCGGGATGGAACCGATCGCCTCGCTCGCCGACGCCGACGAGCGACTGGTACTCGAGAACCTCGAAGACGCCGAGAGTCGAGCGATGACGGTGCTCGAGGAGGCCGTCGACCTCGCCGAGGAACTCGGCAGCGACGTCGAGGCCGACCTGCTCTACGGCGATCCGAAACGGGAGATTCCGAACTACGCCGCCGAGGAGGGATTCGACGCGATCTACGTCGGCCACCGCGGGCGCTCGGAGCGGGTCGAGGTGCTCGTCGGCAGCGTCGCCAAGACGCTCGTCGAGCGGGCGGACGTTCCAGTCACCGTCGTGCGCTGA
- a CDS encoding universal stress protein: MYDDILVATDGSDLAAAAATAGIELACVLEAQVHAVAVVEDGLEDNAARRKRRKRDAETIAERASDAGCSVDAVVRAGRPATEIRSYAEAADVDAIVLGTHGRSGIQRAVLGSVTLEVIREASRPVLSIGPDATDAAGESIDDVWLATDGRSGARAATDHALELADACDTALHALYAVDADDPHIAEAFTEHGEQTIDDVTARADERDLEATGTVAEGPAHEVVLEHVAGSARTSEDADGASTGLLVVGTEGKSTLERLVVGSTSQRLVANAPVPVLTVRTVEEP; this comes from the coding sequence ATGTACGACGACATTCTCGTCGCAACCGACGGCAGCGACCTCGCCGCCGCGGCTGCCACCGCCGGCATCGAACTCGCCTGCGTGCTCGAGGCGCAGGTTCACGCCGTCGCGGTCGTCGAGGACGGTCTCGAGGACAATGCCGCCCGTCGAAAGCGCCGCAAGCGCGACGCCGAGACGATCGCAGAGCGCGCGAGCGACGCCGGTTGTTCGGTCGACGCTGTCGTCCGGGCGGGCAGACCTGCAACCGAGATCCGCTCGTACGCCGAGGCAGCAGACGTCGACGCGATCGTTCTCGGGACCCACGGCCGATCTGGCATTCAACGAGCGGTGCTCGGGAGCGTCACCCTCGAGGTAATCCGGGAGGCAAGCCGGCCGGTGCTCTCGATCGGTCCCGACGCGACCGACGCGGCCGGCGAGTCGATCGACGACGTCTGGCTCGCGACCGACGGCCGTTCCGGTGCCCGGGCGGCGACCGATCACGCACTGGAGCTGGCAGACGCCTGTGACACAGCGCTGCACGCCCTCTATGCGGTCGACGCCGACGACCCCCACATCGCGGAGGCGTTCACCGAACACGGCGAACAGACGATCGACGACGTCACAGCGCGCGCCGACGAACGCGACCTCGAGGCGACCGGAACCGTCGCCGAGGGACCGGCCCACGAGGTCGTTCTCGAGCACGTCGCCGGGTCCGCACGCACCAGCGAGGACGCCGATGGCGCGTCGACCGGTCTGCTCGTCGTGGGCACCGAGGGCAAGTCCACCCTCGAGCGCCTCGTCGTCGGCAGCACGTCACAGCGTCTCGTCGCGAACGCACCCGTCCCCGTGTTGACCGTCCGGACGGTCGAGGAGCCCTGA